The following proteins are encoded in a genomic region of Sesamum indicum cultivar Zhongzhi No. 13 linkage group LG8, S_indicum_v1.0, whole genome shotgun sequence:
- the LOC105168282 gene encoding homeobox protein knotted-1-like 6: MDEMYGLNSVSDDYSEKGLMSPENLMIPADQYYQYHHYHSMFPSGDHRQLIPVFGSEELGSRCSGISLDHQSGTSVNVQNQQREGEGDDQEGSSVMIKAKIASHPSYPKLLDAYIDCQKVGAPPEMVYLLDEIRREKDLSRQDSVSMCLGVDPELDHFMETYCAILVKYKLDLSRPFDEATSFLNNIEAQLFDLRNDNGAWSSDEELSRGDIEIQDAKMKSEDQQLKDTLLRRYGSHISSLKLEFSKKKKKGKLPKEATQTLLEWWNSHCKWPYPTEADKIALAKSTGLDQKQINNWFINKRKRQWIKSPESMQLAVTDSFSGHFSTED, from the exons atggatgAAATGTATGGGCTTAATTCAGTGAGTGATGACTATTCAGAAAAGGGTTTGATGTCTCCGGAGAATCTGATGATTCCGGCGGATCAGTACTATCAGTATCACCATTACCATTCCATGTTTCCGTCGGGCGATCATCGGCAGCTGATTCCGGTGTTTGGATCGGAGGAATTGGGGTCTCGGTGTTCTGGGATATCTCTTGATCATCAATCAGGAACTTCGGTTAACGTTCAAAATCAGCAGAGAGAGGGAGAAGGAGATGATCAGGAGGGTTCTAGTGTGATGATCAAGGCTAAAATTGCTTCCCATCCTTCCTACCCCAAGTTGCTTGATGCCTATATTGATTGCCAGAAG GTTGGAGCACCTCCGGAGATGGTCTATTTGTTGGATGAAATCAGGCGAGAAAAAGACTTGTCCAGACAAGACTCAGTTTCCATGTGCTTAGGAGTCGATCCCGAACTCGACCACTTCATg GAAACCTACTGTGCCATATTGGTGAAGTACAAGTTGGATCTGTCGAGGCCTTTCGATGAAGCAACCTCCTTCCTCAACAACATCGAAGCCCAGCTCTTTGATCTTCGCAACG ATAATGGTGCATGGTCGTCCGACGAAGAGTTGAGCCGGGGAGACATAGAAATACAAGACGCAAAAATGAAGAGCGAAGATCAACAGCTAAAAGACACACTTTTACGTAGGTATGGTAGCCACATTAGTAGCTTAAAACTCGAGTTctccaagaagaagaagaaaggtaAGCTACCAAAGGAGGCGACGCAAACTTTGCTCGAATGGTGGAACTCCCACTGTAAATGGCCCTATCCCACG GAAGCAGATAAAATTGCACTGGCCAAATCGACAGGGCTAGATCAGAAGCAAATCAATAACtggtttataaataaaaggaaacGGCAGTGGATCAAATCGCCGGAGAGCATGCAGTTGGCTGTAACGGACAGTTTCTCCGGCCATTTCTCGACAGAAGACtga
- the LOC105168283 gene encoding 2-phytyl-1,4-beta-naphthoquinone methyltransferase, chloroplastic produces the protein MATSRRRPESEAATHEGAAERQELFNRIAPVYDKLNDVFSLGMHRLWKRWSISWSGAKEGDKVLDVCCGSGDLSFLLSQKVGVNGKVIALDFSKEQLQVAASRQRERSKSNPCYKNIEWFQGDAVDLPFPDSTFDAATIGYGLRNVIDRKKALVQMHRVLKPGAKLSVLDFNKSTSQLISTIQDWALDHIVVPVASWYGLTSEYRYLKSSIKGYLTGAELEKLALEVGFSEAKHYEIAGGLMGNFVAKR, from the exons ATGGCTACATCTCGACGTCGACCGGAATCAGAGGCCGCAACCCATGAGGGTGCAGCTGAGCGGCAGGAGCTTTTTAACCGTATTGCTCCTGTCTATGATAAA TTGAATGATGTGTTTAGCCTGGGAATGCATAGATTATGGAAGAGATGGTCTATATCTTGGAGCGG GGCAAAAGAAGGAGACAAGGTGTTGGATGTGTGCTGTGGAAGTGGGGATTTGAGTTTTCTGTTGTCTCAGAAAGTTGGAGTCAATGGCAAG GTTATTGCTCTAGATTTCTCCAAGGAGCAATTACAGGTAGCTGCATCTCGTCAGCGAGAGCGCTCAAAGTCAAATCCCTGCTACAAGAACATTGA GTGGTTCCAAGGAGATGCGGTCGATTTGCCATTCCCTGACTCGACTTTTGATGCTGCTACAATTGGCTATGGGTTGAGAAATGTCATTGACAGGAAAAAAGCTCTGGTGCAGATGCATCGAGTACTTAAACCGGGTGCAAAACTATCTGTTCTTGACTTCAACAAGAGCACTAGTCAGTTAATCTCTACTATTCAG GATTGGGCGCTTGATCATATAGTGGTTCCTGTGGCAAGTTGGTATGGACTTACAAGCGAGTACCGATACCTGAAGAGCTCAATCAAGGGATATCTGACAG GAGCTGAGTTGGAGAAGCTAGCTTTAGAAGTGGGGTTTTCTGAAGCCAAGCATTATGAAATTGCTGGAGGATTAATGGGAAACTTTGTCGCCAAACGCTAG